The following coding sequences lie in one Haladaptatus sp. DJG-WS-42 genomic window:
- the gvpG gene encoding gas vesicle protein GvpG, translating into MLLVDDLLFRPLVSILNAIHTVALTELYDTDAIRDQLKEARLLYELGDLQQAEYEARKDALEAELERAKRAHERLGGRVEVKR; encoded by the coding sequence ATGTTGCTGGTCGATGACCTGCTGTTTCGCCCGTTGGTCTCCATCCTCAATGCTATCCACACGGTCGCACTCACCGAGTTGTACGACACTGACGCCATCCGCGACCAACTCAAAGAAGCGCGATTGCTCTACGAACTTGGCGACCTACAGCAGGCGGAGTACGAGGCACGAAAAGACGCACTCGAAGCCGAACTTGAGCGTGCAAAACGCGCCCACGAACGCCTCGGCGGGCGGGT
- a CDS encoding GvpL/GvpF family gas vesicle protein gives MTNSYYVYGVLNETTLDVTVTGVEGATEIKTIDYPPFSAVVSDIDTEQPEETDENARAHDDVLQAVMQLDGGTTVVPMRFGMVFDSARGVKNILRGGRRAFTKALRDTEGKVELGVKLVAKPDAEMDTEVIHKDVVARLDDVAEQAADGDYFSDLLVLNKSYLVAIENRDAFDTVVEEIEAEYPDFRVQYTGPWAPYNFVDIEISGERSNVAGR, from the coding sequence ATGACGAACAGCTACTACGTGTACGGCGTCCTGAACGAAACGACACTCGACGTCACCGTGACGGGGGTCGAGGGGGCAACAGAAATCAAGACGATTGACTATCCACCGTTCTCTGCGGTCGTCTCCGATATCGACACCGAACAGCCGGAGGAAACTGACGAGAACGCACGCGCACACGACGACGTTTTGCAGGCCGTGATGCAGTTAGATGGTGGCACGACCGTCGTTCCGATGCGGTTTGGAATGGTGTTCGACTCTGCCCGTGGCGTGAAGAACATCCTCCGTGGCGGGCGTAGAGCGTTCACCAAGGCGCTGCGCGACACCGAAGGGAAGGTAGAACTCGGCGTGAAACTCGTCGCAAAACCGGACGCGGAGATGGACACCGAGGTCATCCACAAGGACGTTGTGGCCCGCCTCGATGACGTGGCAGAACAGGCCGCAGACGGCGACTACTTCAGTGACCTCTTGGTGTTGAACAAGTCGTATCTCGTCGCCATCGAGAACCGCGATGCCTTCGATACCGTGGTCGAAGAAATCGAAGCCGAGTACCCCGACTTCCGGGTGCAGTACACGGGTCCGTGGGCACCGTACAACTTCGTGGACATCGAAATCAGTGGGGAACGGAGCAATGTTGCTGGTCGATGA
- the gvpJ gene encoding gas vesicle protein GvpJ has translation MAGSQPDTSSLADVLDRILDKGVVIDVFARLSVVGIELLTVEARVVAASVDTFLKYATEMSRLEQVTQSGDLEDIREFELSATN, from the coding sequence ATGGCAGGTTCCCAACCAGACACCTCCAGTCTCGCAGACGTACTCGATCGCATCCTCGACAAAGGCGTCGTCATCGACGTGTTCGCACGCCTGTCGGTCGTCGGGATCGAACTGCTCACGGTGGAAGCGCGCGTCGTCGCCGCCTCGGTCGACACGTTCCTCAAGTACGCCACCGAGATGAGCAGGCTAGAGCAAGTAACGCAATCAGGGGACTTAGAGGACATCCGAGAGTTCGAACTCTCGGCAACGAACTAA
- the gvpO gene encoding gas vesicle protein GvpO, halophile-type, with product MSADAQCHALTEDGARCDREATDGSFCYQHDEDDPTVDEETDDSPAAPSLDGDELSILDVRTRVAETATDLIGHELDGVSEVMATSDGGWRAVVEVVERHSVPDTQDILGQYELLLTERGEIEGYSRLGRFRRSDTAVQS from the coding sequence ATGAGCGCTGACGCACAGTGTCACGCGCTCACCGAGGATGGTGCGCGGTGTGACCGTGAAGCGACCGATGGGTCGTTTTGCTACCAGCACGACGAAGACGACCCGACGGTAGACGAGGAAACGGACGACTCGCCTGCCGCGCCGTCGCTCGATGGCGATGAGCTGTCCATCCTCGACGTTCGCACGCGGGTCGCGGAGACGGCGACCGACCTCATCGGCCACGAGCTAGACGGCGTCTCCGAGGTGATGGCCACCAGCGACGGCGGCTGGCGTGCGGTCGTCGAAGTCGTGGAACGCCACTCGGTTCCGGACACACAGGACATCCTCGGCCAGTACGAACTTCTGCTCACCGAGCGCGGTGAGATAGAAGGCTACAGCCGACTCGGCCGGTTTCGTCGGTCTGACACCGCCGTCCAGAGCTGA
- a CDS encoding CHY zinc finger protein, whose protein sequence is MPEVRGVAVDTETRCAHYDTARDVVALKFACCETYYPCFQCHEAVADHEATVWPRDRFDEPAVLCGVCDTELTVTAYLDAEDVCPACEAAFNPGCRAHADRYFEQ, encoded by the coding sequence ATGCCCGAGGTTCGCGGCGTCGCCGTCGACACAGAAACGCGCTGTGCCCACTACGACACAGCCCGCGACGTGGTCGCGCTCAAGTTCGCCTGCTGTGAGACGTATTACCCGTGTTTTCAGTGCCACGAGGCCGTCGCTGACCACGAGGCGACCGTCTGGCCACGCGACCGATTTGACGAACCAGCAGTGTTGTGTGGTGTCTGCGACACCGAACTCACGGTCACGGCGTATCTCGACGCCGAGGATGTGTGTCCGGCGTGCGAGGCGGCGTTCAATCCGGGGTGTCGGGCGCACGCAGACCGCTACTTCGAGCAGTGA
- a CDS encoding LLM class flavin-dependent oxidoreductase produces MKLGSMLPTHCTGEYRVPAETIRWWAREATDAGFHGLWVLDHLVKPETYRTSLLDPLIALSHAAAVAPEANLGTSILIAPLRHTANIASQALSIQHLTEGQVTLGLGAGYVPKEFEVTGVPRTERGPRVSEAVSVLNQLFDGETSFSGRFHEFENVRIDPVLDTPPKLLAGGSSIVDEDGNRRIPRPILDRILNCGGWLARPTNPEKLEAEWELITDYAREQGVDPDSLRRVMLQYIHVVDTDDREAAHREQKVAYEDFLDGDRNFDYAKQYCLTGTPADIQADLDAVEAIGFDEVILGQVVHTPADLEQQLGLLTDTFLDA; encoded by the coding sequence ATGAAACTCGGGAGTATGCTGCCAACCCACTGTACCGGCGAGTATCGCGTCCCAGCGGAAACGATCCGCTGGTGGGCACGCGAAGCAACCGACGCGGGCTTCCACGGCCTCTGGGTACTCGACCACCTCGTGAAACCAGAAACGTATCGCACCAGCCTGCTCGACCCGTTGATTGCGCTTTCGCACGCCGCCGCGGTCGCGCCGGAGGCGAACCTCGGCACGTCCATTCTCATTGCACCGCTTCGCCACACTGCGAACATCGCCTCACAAGCCCTCTCGATTCAGCACCTCACGGAGGGGCAGGTCACCCTCGGGCTCGGCGCCGGGTATGTCCCAAAGGAGTTCGAGGTGACGGGCGTTCCTCGCACCGAACGCGGCCCGCGCGTGAGCGAAGCCGTTTCAGTATTGAATCAGCTGTTCGACGGCGAGACCTCCTTTTCTGGGCGCTTTCACGAGTTCGAGAACGTGCGAATCGATCCGGTGCTCGACACCCCACCAAAGCTCCTCGCCGGCGGTTCGTCGATTGTTGACGAAGATGGAAACCGGCGCATCCCCCGCCCAATTCTCGACCGGATTTTGAACTGTGGTGGCTGGCTTGCCCGACCAACGAACCCGGAAAAGCTCGAAGCTGAGTGGGAGCTCATCACAGACTACGCCCGCGAACAGGGCGTCGATCCGGACTCGCTGCGCCGGGTGATGCTCCAGTACATCCACGTCGTGGACACCGACGACCGCGAAGCAGCTCACCGCGAACAGAAAGTTGCCTACGAGGACTTCCTCGACGGCGACAGAAACTTCGACTACGCGAAACAGTACTGCTTGACCGGCACGCCAGCGGATATACAAGCCGACCTCGATGCCGTCGAAGCCATCGGCTTTGATGAAGTGATACTCGGGCAGGTCGTCCACACCCCTGCTGATCTCGAACAGCAACTCGGCTTACTGACCGACACCTTCCTCGACGCCTGA
- a CDS encoding helix-turn-helix domain-containing protein encodes MTATDDRVSVWVFGTIVVAAALLLSPMAVTALPDDPLSGTGTDATNTTNTTLDTETETLTFTPTTTTETPTLEPTGSTTETTPSTDTVTDEVSAPTPTPTETIAEVESTVEDGATSVVEDVNDGTTTTEVVDTGDATDDVTETRDTLTEVSTDSTDTGTNETTTVTVPVDSTDTADLTATPTTETTGTTDSVDADATNTASETLETTATTTEVDVTTEPTEPTDAVVTTEQTPSETQEADADEAQTSETTAATEPGSSESADAAAVANSASGSERRDEQRAAESTATTPSNDSATALLPPISTVPLPEPVAEEPGIALGFGALVTAGAVRYGPAIDWSSFGHVANQAASPVVTTRLHAGIERVTRIIAPFRYSRFDDSDPLEHEGRDAVFSAINESPGIYLSAVAERADVPLSTARHHLRVLEDEQLISGAKIRGKRRFYSAHTEGHELVAALNDEATATVLDALSRLGPASVSALASAVGRDPSTITHHLQRLEADGIVVREREGRAVVTRLSQEANAALRPEPEPAPSARLMADGSGVEEGVGQ; translated from the coding sequence ATGACAGCGACTGACGACCGTGTGAGCGTGTGGGTGTTTGGAACGATTGTGGTAGCTGCCGCACTGCTTCTCTCACCGATGGCCGTCACCGCACTCCCTGACGACCCGCTTTCTGGAACCGGGACAGACGCCACCAACACGACGAATACGACGCTCGACACCGAGACGGAAACGCTGACTTTCACACCGACCACGACTACCGAAACGCCGACTCTCGAGCCGACCGGTTCGACCACTGAGACGACTCCTTCGACGGACACGGTCACGGACGAAGTGTCTGCGCCGACGCCCACACCGACCGAAACGATAGCCGAGGTCGAATCGACCGTCGAGGACGGGGCGACCAGCGTGGTCGAAGATGTGAACGACGGAACGACGACGACGGAAGTCGTTGACACGGGTGACGCGACCGACGACGTAACCGAGACAAGAGACACCCTCACCGAGGTTTCGACCGACTCGACGGACACGGGAACGAACGAGACGACCACCGTAACCGTCCCAGTCGATTCAACGGACACCGCCGACCTGACGGCAACGCCGACCACTGAGACGACGGGCACAACGGACAGCGTTGACGCTGACGCGACGAACACGGCTAGCGAGACGCTCGAAACAACCGCAACCACGACCGAAGTGGACGTGACCACGGAGCCAACCGAACCGACCGACGCAGTGGTCACAACGGAGCAGACCCCGAGTGAGACGCAGGAAGCAGACGCAGACGAAGCCCAGACGAGCGAGACCACGGCCGCCACGGAGCCGGGTTCGAGCGAATCTGCCGATGCCGCAGCGGTGGCCAATTCCGCATCCGGCAGCGAGCGACGAGACGAGCAACGCGCCGCTGAGTCTACCGCGACAACTCCGTCGAACGACAGCGCCACCGCACTCCTTCCACCGATTTCGACCGTCCCGCTACCGGAGCCAGTGGCCGAAGAACCCGGCATCGCGCTCGGTTTCGGCGCGCTCGTCACCGCGGGCGCGGTGCGGTATGGCCCCGCAATCGACTGGTCGAGTTTTGGCCACGTCGCCAATCAGGCGGCCAGCCCCGTCGTCACCACCAGACTGCACGCCGGCATCGAGCGCGTGACGCGCATCATTGCGCCGTTTCGCTACAGCCGCTTTGACGACTCAGACCCGCTCGAACACGAGGGGCGCGATGCCGTCTTTTCGGCCATCAACGAGTCACCCGGCATCTACCTCTCGGCGGTGGCAGAACGCGCGGATGTGCCGCTTTCGACGGCGCGCCATCACCTCCGCGTGCTCGAAGACGAGCAGCTGATTTCGGGCGCGAAAATCCGGGGCAAGCGTCGGTTCTATTCGGCACACACCGAAGGTCACGAACTCGTCGCGGCGCTCAACGACGAGGCGACGGCGACCGTCTTGGACGCGCTCTCGCGGCTCGGCCCCGCCTCTGTCTCCGCGCTCGCGTCGGCTGTCGGGCGCGACCCGAGTACGATCACGCATCACCTCCAGCGGCTCGAAGCCGACGGCATCGTGGTGCGCGAACGCGAGGGCCGCGCGGTCGTTACCCGACTCTCACAAGAAGCGAACGCCGCCCTGCGCCCGGAACCGGAGCCAGCACCCTCCGCACGCCTCATGGCGGACGGCTCAGGCGTCGAGGAAGGTGTCGGTCAGTAA